Proteins encoded in a region of the Fusibacter sp. A1 genome:
- a CDS encoding class I SAM-dependent methyltransferase — MSRANDREIVKKQYSTENNLSTRQNLHKIYSTNHYSWQNWIYDQYELNSNHVVVEFGCGNGSIWKENIERIPQNIKISLSDISQGMILSAKENLNEIGQVCNYEVDDIQNSRFASNHADCVIANHMLYHVSDRKIAIGEVARILKSNGTFYASTNGLDHLREMKEILSDFDSRLDAKTFSVAHEFGLENGQAQLREYFDSVEVRYYEDSLQITDAQPLIDYMLSMKGHLNIDEVMTNERINELYELLNDRILNEGYIKITKNSGVFVAKGPKKQ, encoded by the coding sequence AAAATCTATAGTACGAATCATTATAGTTGGCAAAACTGGATCTATGATCAATATGAATTGAACTCAAACCATGTTGTAGTAGAATTCGGATGCGGCAATGGGAGCATATGGAAGGAAAACATAGAAAGAATCCCTCAAAATATAAAGATTAGCCTTTCTGATATTTCACAAGGAATGATTCTTTCAGCCAAGGAGAACTTGAATGAAATCGGTCAAGTATGCAATTACGAAGTCGACGATATTCAAAATTCACGGTTTGCGTCCAACCATGCTGACTGTGTGATAGCAAACCATATGTTATATCATGTATCTGACCGCAAGATAGCCATTGGAGAAGTGGCCAGAATATTAAAATCAAACGGAACATTTTATGCTTCTACAAACGGACTGGACCATTTGAGAGAGATGAAAGAAATCCTTTCGGATTTTGACTCTCGACTTGATGCTAAAACTTTTTCTGTTGCCCATGAGTTCGGTCTAGAGAACGGGCAAGCGCAACTAAGGGAATATTTTGATTCGGTTGAAGTAAGGTATTATGAGGATTCATTACAGATAACCGATGCACAGCCCCTTATCGATTACATGCTATCGATGAAAGGTCACCTTAATATCGACGAGGTAATGACAAATGAACGTATCAATGAATTATACGAACTATTGAATGACCGTATTCTAAATGAAGGCTACATCAAGATTACAAAAAATAGCGGAGTTTTTGTTGCAAAAGGGCCAAAAAAGCAATAG